In the Chryseobacterium sp. MYb264 genome, one interval contains:
- a CDS encoding SPFH domain-containing protein: MEKILKPISGYLTLVICLGLFIVSAYLFITAVETNILLVGVALICFLLSCFLLKGLMIIQPNHSRVLNFFGKYVGTVKDNGLFFINPLYSSQKISLRSENLQGQTLKVNDKMGNPIEIAVVIVWKVGDTYKAAFDVERYSDFVRMQSEAAVRHLAMSFPYDNLEDDHAPITLREGGDKINAILEQELTDRLSKAGITIQEARISHLAYASEIAGAMLQRQQATAIVAARTKIVEGAVGMVDLALKKLSEENIVELDDERKAAMVSNLMVVLCGEKAATPILNAGTLYN; this comes from the coding sequence ATCGGCATACCTTTTTATTACGGCTGTTGAAACTAATATTTTGCTGGTGGGTGTGGCATTGATCTGTTTTCTTCTTTCATGCTTTTTACTGAAAGGTTTAATGATCATTCAGCCCAACCATTCAAGAGTGCTGAATTTTTTCGGGAAATATGTAGGTACCGTCAAGGATAATGGTTTGTTCTTTATCAACCCTCTTTATTCATCCCAAAAGATCAGTCTCCGTTCTGAAAATTTACAAGGTCAGACTCTTAAGGTAAATGACAAAATGGGAAATCCCATTGAGATCGCAGTAGTCATCGTGTGGAAAGTGGGAGATACCTATAAAGCAGCATTTGATGTAGAACGATATTCAGATTTTGTGAGAATGCAGAGTGAAGCTGCGGTACGTCATCTGGCGATGAGCTTTCCTTATGATAATCTTGAAGATGATCATGCGCCGATTACCTTAAGAGAGGGTGGCGATAAAATTAATGCAATTTTAGAACAGGAACTTACGGACCGGCTTTCAAAAGCGGGAATTACGATTCAGGAAGCAAGAATTTCACACCTGGCCTATGCCTCAGAAATTGCAGGGGCAATGCTGCAAAGACAGCAGGCTACGGCCATAGTTGCAGCGAGAACTAAAATAGTTGAAGGTGCTGTGGGAATGGTCGATTTAGCCTTGAAAAAACTTTCGGAAGAGAATATTGTTGAATTGGATGATGAGAGAAAGGCAGCGATGGTAAGCAATTTAATGGTCGTTCTTTGTGGAGAAAAAGCAGCAACCCCAATTTTGAATGCAGGAACGCTTTATAATTAA